A genomic window from Silene latifolia isolate original U9 population chromosome 11, ASM4854445v1, whole genome shotgun sequence includes:
- the LOC141614198 gene encoding uncharacterized protein LOC141614198, with the protein MEFGASWEERLDLIEFSYNNSYHSSVGMTSFEALYGRKCRSHVCWDDRADAVVLGPEMIQETVEQVHIIRHKMRAAQDRQKSYADLKRSDIEFAVGDKVLLKVSPMRGVMRKYVSDPTHVLEPEHVELDDQLSYVEEPKEILDRRVRKTRSGETALVKVLWSNHKVDEATWEVEAAMREKYPSLFV; encoded by the exons aTGGAGTTTGGTGCATCATGGGaggagaggttggatttgattgagttttcgtaTAATAATAGTTATCATTCTAGTGTTGGCATGACATCTTTTGAGGCATTGTATgggaggaagtgtaggagtcatGTGTGTTGGGATGACAGGGCAGATGCAGTTGTGTTGGGACCTGAGATGATACAAGAAACGGTGGAGCAAGTGCACATTATTCGTCACAAGATGCGTGCAGCGCAAGATAGACAGAAGAGCTATGCAGATTTGAAAAGGAGTGATATAGAGTTTGCTGTGGGAGATAAGGTGTTGCTTAAAGTGTCTCCTATGAGAGGtgtgatgag gaagtatgtgagtgatcctactcATGTGCTGGAGCCTGAGCATGTTGAGCTTGATGATCAGTTGTCTTATGTTGAAGAGCCTAAGGAAATCTTGGATAGAAGAGTGAGGAAGACTCGTAGTGGTGAGACTGCGTTAGTGaaggttttatggtctaatcataaGGTGGATGAAGCTACATGGGAAGTTGAAGCTGCTATGCGAGAAAAGTATCCTAGTCTTTTTGTTTGA